A window of Massilia sp. NR 4-1 genomic DNA:
GGAGCTACTGGTATTGCTATTATCGGGATCGCTATCCCGTATTCGAGAATTACCCCGCCACCCGTGTACTACAAGCCTTCGGCAATATGCGCGATGGAATTCATTGGGCGCAGCGCGAAGGATCCTGCGGCGGCAGATAAGCCCAGCGCACGGTGCGGTGCTGCTTCATATCGTTGCCCCAGGCCAGCTGCCAGGTGCCGGTGGCGGCGGCGCCAGCGATCAGCGCCAGCTGCTCGGGCGGATTGACAGGACCGGCACGGCCATCCTTGCTCTGGTCGTCCAGCACCATCGCGCCGCAGTTGCGCACGTCCTCGCGCCGCACCCAGGGGGATTTATGGTGGCTGCCATCGATCAGCACCGCGATGTCCGGCAAGCCGAAGGCGCGCAAATTACCACCCAGCCAGATGTCGGTGGCCACGATGCGCAGCGGCGCCGAAGTGTGCGTGCGCCAGGCCTGCTGCGTCGCCAGCGCCAATTCGGCCGCCGGAAAGTTGGCGCGCGTGGTGCGGCCGAAGTGCTCGGCCACCATGGATTTGCCCAGCACCAGGCCGGCGCACAACAGCACGTGCACGGCCACCGTCAGCACCGTAATCAGTTTCAGCAGACCCGCCGTCGTCACGGGACGCAGCAGCATCACTGCCAGCAAGCCGCTGAGCAGGAAGGCATTCGCGCCCCAGCGCGCCTCCAGCCGGGTGCCCGAGGCAAGGCCAAACAGGATCGTCACGACCAGAGGCGACAGGGCGGCAATCCAGATAAACAGACGGTCGCGCTGCTGCAGCGGCAACGCCTCCTGCTTCTCGCGCGGACGGCGCCATGCCATCAGCGCAAGCACCAGCAGCAGCGGCAGCAAGCGATAAAGCTGGGTGACGAGGAAGGAGCCGACGCTGCCCAGCTTCGTGCCGAAGCCTTGCAACGGCAGCACCACCGACTGCGCATATTGGAAAGGCGCGTAATCGTTCTGCTGCAGCCAAAGCAGGTGCGGGCTAAGCGTCAGCAGGCAGACGGCGGCGCCCAGCAGCAGGCCAATCAGCGTGCGGCGGTGATGCAGACTGCGGTCCAGCAGCAGATACAGCAGCAAGCCGGCCAGCGGCATGACGGCCACATACTTCACCAGAATCGATAGGCCGGCGAAGAAGCCCGCGCCCGCCCAATGCAGCAGGCTGTCGCGCCGCGTCGCCAGGAAGAAAGCCAGGGTTGCCGCCGCCTGGAACGGCAGCAGCGCCGTATTGTGGTTGTAACTGTCGGCACCCGCGTTGTGGTACAGGATC
This region includes:
- a CDS encoding glycosyltransferase family 39 protein → MFLSTIALPSGRRLSNLLIVLGLAQILIWGVAGGLAYSSTELDSAEQLVWGAAIEGGYWKHPPLPSWIMHGVLRFTNPSVALPLMMAQAAIVIALALSWRLAREFLPPAQAALSVLLTSLILYHNAGADSYNHNTALLPFQAAATLAFFLATRRDSLLHWAGAGFFAGLSILVKYVAVMPLAGLLLYLLLDRSLHHRRTLIGLLLGAAVCLLTLSPHLLWLQQNDYAPFQYAQSVVLPLQGFGTKLGSVGSFLVTQLYRLLPLLLVLALMAWRRPREKQEALPLQQRDRLFIWIAALSPLVVTILFGLASGTRLEARWGANAFLLSGLLAVMLLRPVTTAGLLKLITVLTVAVHVLLCAGLVLGKSMVAEHFGRTTRANFPAAELALATQQAWRTHTSAPLRIVATDIWLGGNLRAFGLPDIAVLIDGSHHKSPWVRREDVRNCGAMVLDDQSKDGRAGPVNPPEQLALIAGAAATGTWQLAWGNDMKQHRTVRWAYLPPQDPSRCAQ